The window ATTAAAAGCGGTTCCTAAAAATGCGTATACCGTATTACTTGATGTGTATGGCAAAACGATGTCCTCTGAAGAACTCGCTAAGACGGTATCTAAACTTGAGGTGGATGGTGTGAGCGATATGGCCTTCATTATTGGCGGTGCCTTTGGGGTGAGTGATACATTACGTCAGACTGCAAATTATAAATTATCCTTTAGCCCTATGACTTTTACACATCAAATGGTTCGATTGTTACTTGTAGAGCAAATATATCGAGCATCAAAAATTAATCGCAATGAACCTTATCATTGGTAGAAGACGTAGACTTAAAAATTATTTGTATAATACTTTCAGAAAAAAAGGAGTTTTATTATACTGTGGCGAATAGTATAATAAAGCAAGATGTATTTGTAAGGAGGAATTCACTATGAAAATCCAAGAAGTAATGAATAAATACCCTGTTACTGTTGGCAAAGATGCGCCGATTTCTGATGTAGCTGATTTATTGGTTAAATATAATTTAACAGCTGTGTCCGTAGTGGATGATGATAATAAGTTGTTAGGTATTATCTCTGAAGGTGATTTACTTTATAAAAAAGTACGTCCTCATGTGCCTCATTATGTTAATGTATTAGGCGCTAGCATCTATTACAATGGCATCGGTGAATATAATGCTCAATTTAAAAAATTATTGGCATCTCACGTTCATGAGTTGATGACTGATGAAGTAATTACAACCACACCGGATAAAGATGTAGAAGAAATTGTATCTGTTATGCTTGATCAACATTTGAAAAATGTGCCAGTTGTAGATAAAGAGTACCGTTTGATTGGAATTTTGTCTCGTCGGGACATTATCAAATTGATTGCTAAAGATAACTAATTGGCATAATTATGTAAAATATGTAAAGACCACCCGTTTTGGGGTGGTCTTTTAGTGTATATTGAGAAGAATTGCATTGACCTTGCATTTATGTTATTATTAGGAGTGCATAATATACTACAGAAATTTGGGCATATTGCCCTTCAAGGAGGACATATTTT of the Veillonella parvula genome contains:
- the rlmH gene encoding 23S rRNA (pseudouridine(1915)-N(3))-methyltransferase RlmH — protein: MRFYIVCIGKLKNAYLREGVAEFVKRMRPYGGITITELNESKIGDKPSDADRKQVVAEEGDRLLKAVPKNAYTVLLDVYGKTMSSEELAKTVSKLEVDGVSDMAFIIGGAFGVSDTLRQTANYKLSFSPMTFTHQMVRLLLVEQIYRASKINRNEPYHW
- a CDS encoding CBS domain-containing protein, with the translated sequence MKIQEVMNKYPVTVGKDAPISDVADLLVKYNLTAVSVVDDDNKLLGIISEGDLLYKKVRPHVPHYVNVLGASIYYNGIGEYNAQFKKLLASHVHELMTDEVITTTPDKDVEEIVSVMLDQHLKNVPVVDKEYRLIGILSRRDIIKLIAKDN